The Mangrovibacillus cuniculi sequence TTTCATATCCCATGGTAACAAGTAACCTGTAAAACCTAAACCAAGCATAACGAAGAAGATAAGTACTCCTACAACCCAGTTCAATTCACGAGGTTTTTTGTAAGCACCTTGGAAGAATACACGCAAAGTATGTAAGAACATCATTACGATTACTAAACTTGCTCCCCAGTGATGCATTCCACGTACGATAACACCAAATGCAACTTCATTTTGTAAATAGTAAACAGATTTCCATGCATTTACTACGTCTGGCACGTAATACATAGTTAAAAACATACCAGATAAAATTTGGATCACTGTAACAAAGAATGTTAAGCCTCCAAAACAATAAACGAATGCTGAGAAATGATGAGCCGGGTTAACGTGTTCCGGTACTTCATGGTCAGCAATGTCTCTCCACATTGGGGTGATGTCTAAACGCTCATCCACCCAATCATAGATTTTGTTTAACATGATGGGCATCCCCCTTATTTAATGTGAGTGTTTGGTTCTGGTTTACCTAAGTAAAGAATTCCGTCACGAACTTCAACCGGATAGCTATCAAGTGGTCCAAGTGGCGGTGTTCCTTTTACGTTCTTACCGTTCTTTTCATACAATCCAGCATGACATGGACAGAAGAACTTACTTTGGTTGTTCTTGTCACCGTTCCAGTTAACAACACAACCTAAGTGTTTACAAACTGGCGATAGAGCTACAAGCTCTCCAGCTTCGTCTTTGTACACCCATGCTGTTTGTGTTACATCAGAAGTATACCAGCCGTCTACTTGTTCGTATGTAAAGTCTACACGAACTGGTTCTGATGTAAGTTCATCTACTTTTTGCTTTGTTGCGATGAAGTCTCCCCCTGCTTCTGCCTTTAAGACAGGATCAACCGCGAAACGTACCATCGGCATCAACATGCTAGCAGCCATAAATCCACCGACACCCGTAAGTGTGTAGTTAAGGAATTGACGTCTAGAAACTCGATGCTTACTCATCCTTATCCCCCCTCTATCAATAAGGTCCGTTCATTGGACATGAACATAGCACATTTTATAACTAGGACAACATAATGATATATCAATCTGGCAACTTGGTCAATATTAGGAAAAAAAGCGATTTCATTTCAAGTGATTTTTTTCCATACTTCTATTAATTCAGGAAGTAATTCTTTCACTTGATTTTCCATATATTCATATTTCATTCCTTCCGACATGTGTTCTAATGTAAGGGAAGGGATATGTAGAAGTGTTTCATTTTCTACTAAATCTATGTCTTTCCACTCTTTATCACTAGTTATCCAAAGAATGTGACGAAATGAGCTACCTTCAATTGCTTTCTTTACTTGTTCAATAACGTGATACTTTTCTTCATTTTTAGTAGAAAAAGCATAGTATTGAGTTGGAAGCACAAATATTCTTCCTCTAAATTGTTTTTCCATATGTGTGGTTAGACGTTGTACAAATTCACCTTGTTCAGCCGTTCTTTTCATGTTAGCTCCGAAACTTATCGGTGCTAATGGCACCACAAGTGTATCAATATATTCTTTTTGTTCATTAAAAACGGTTACATCTTTTTCTATCCAAAGCAAAGGTCATTCTCCTCTCTATCTTCTGTCTAGATTATTATAGCATTTATGTATGAAGAAAATTGTCCGTTTCTAATTAAACTAGTAGAATTCCATTATTACTGAACCCATTCTTCCTTTGCAGATTATCCATCAAGTAGCTAGAGCTAAACCTGTTTCTTATTATATTAATTAACTAGCGCCTACTCATCTAAATACCCATTACAAAACAAACAAGAGTCTAAGACAAAACTAAAAAAGATACATTCAAGGAACAATGTATCTTTTTTGACATAGTATTAAACTTTACTATACTGCAGAATTAGTGCTTTTAAGGAAACATCTTTGGGATTGGAGCGAAAGGGGGCGACTCCTACGGGAAAGGCGGGTTACCGAGACCCCGCAGGAGTTTCAACGTGAAGATGCCGTGTCTAGCTGAAGGTGCGCTAACCGCTCGGGAAACTCCAAAAGCCCTGTGGTGGCTGAGGGGCTGCCTCCTCGGTCTTCCGAAGTTTCCTGCCACGGCTAAACGCGCGCCTTCAGCTTTTCTTTACCGCCCCGTGGAAAGCGTCCCCCTGCAGCGGAAATCCCAGTGCAGTCACTTTTGACTTTTTTCCAAATCTCTTCTCCTCATTAAGAGGTCATTTTCTTAAGTCTTTCCGTTAGAAAAGTAAACTTTTCTCTATCTCCTTGATCTAATGCTTCATCAATTTGATCTAGAATAGTTTGTTTTTGGTAATCCTCTAATGATTTTCTTAAGAATTGTTCCACAATAATTCGATCTTTCTCTGTAATACGATGGTTCTTAGGTACAAATGGATTATCTTCTAGAACCGCAGCAAATTGATAACATGCACTAGCAGAGCGGAAATTTAACTGGATATAAATATCGTCTTCTTTGTACAAGCGAATATCGTGAAAAGACTTTTCTGCATCCGTTGTCATGACATTTTCTTTATAAAAACGGAAAGGTATTTCATCTACGCAGTGAGTAGACATAATAATACTTCTAGGACAATATTGTGCTTCTTCAACGAAGTGAACACGTTTCATTAAGTCATCATGACTCATTAAGTAATTTAAAATCCAAACACTTTCTCTTCTTTTTAGCTGATAGTGATTTAAAAACCAACGAATAAATTCTTTCTTCTCGTTGACAGAAACAGGGGTGGCCATTTATAATCTCCCTCCTCTGCAAAGCGGCTCTTATTGCAAACGCTCTAAGAGTTCACGTGCATCTTCATGTTCTGGTTCTGACTCGATCACTTTCTTCAATAATTCAACAGAGCGATCTTTTTGTCCTTCTTCTAAAAGAAAGCCCGCAAATTCTACAAGAAACTCTTGGTCGTGTTGTAGTTCATTATATGCACCCTCATATGCGTTTAATGCTTGTGAAAATTCTTCATTCATATTATATGCTTTTGCTAACGTCCACTGTAGTTGTGGGTCTGTATCACCATAACTATCAACATCTGACAGTAACTGAATAACCTCCTCAGGACTCTCTTGAAGAAGGAATAGATTGGTTAACACGATTAACGCTTCTACATATTCGGGATCAAGAGCAATCGCCTCTCTTAGCCAATTTTCTGCAAGTACTTCATCCTTGGATTTTAAAGCTAATTTCCCTCCTGAAAGAAACAGTTCTTTTTGGAACGGATTTTCCTCTACACCTCTTTTGATAGCCTCTAATGCTTTCGTTATTTGTTCTTCATGCTCATAGCTATTCGCTAAATACAGATATGCTGAGTGAAAATCTTTATCTTGTTCTAAAAGTGTCTCAAGTAATTGTGCTGATTTTTCATAAAACTTAGCATGATAACAAGTAATTGCATACTGGAATAATAATGTGGGGTGTTCATGGTGCTTTATTGCTTTTTCATAGTGCGGTAATGCTGCTTCAAAGGAACCACCTGCACTTAATGCTTCTGCTAATTTTTCATGAATGGATTGTCCAGCAAACTCTGATACATGTTGATTTATCAATTGTTCAAAGGAGCGAATCGCTTCTAAAAATTTGCCTTGAGCGAGATATATTTCTCCGAGAGCAAAATCTATGACAGGTTCATCACGAACTAACCCTTTTGCTTCTATTAATTTTTGTTCACTAACTTCTAAAAGTCCGTCTGCTTGGTATAAATCTGCCATCATTAGCAAACTCTCAATATAGAACGTAGAATTCTTGTCTACTTTATTCAGTAAGGAAAGCGCCTCTTCATCATGAGAGTTCTCCATTAATGTTTCTGCTAATTCCACTAAGAGTTCCCCTTCTTTTGGGTATAGTTCCAAAAGGTTACGGTATAACTCCATCGCTTCATCTAAGAATCCTAATTGTTTCAATTCTGTAGCTAATGCGTATTTTTCATCATCTGTACCGGATGTT is a genomic window containing:
- the qcrB gene encoding menaquinol-cytochrome c reductase cytochrome b subunit, with the protein product MLNKIYDWVDERLDITPMWRDIADHEVPEHVNPAHHFSAFVYCFGGLTFFVTVIQILSGMFLTMYYVPDVVNAWKSVYYLQNEVAFGVIVRGMHHWGASLVIVMMFLHTLRVFFQGAYKKPRELNWVVGVLIFFVMLGLGFTGYLLPWDMKALFATKVGIQIAESTPFIGQQIKILLAGHADITGAQTLTRFFAIHVFFLPAALLGLMAAHFIMIRKQGISGPL
- a CDS encoding ubiquinol-cytochrome c reductase iron-sulfur subunit; its protein translation is MSKHRVSRRQFLNYTLTGVGGFMAASMLMPMVRFAVDPVLKAEAGGDFIATKQKVDELTSEPVRVDFTYEQVDGWYTSDVTQTAWVYKDEAGELVALSPVCKHLGCVVNWNGDKNNQSKFFCPCHAGLYEKNGKNVKGTPPLGPLDSYPVEVRDGILYLGKPEPNTHIK
- a CDS encoding DUF2487 family protein, whose translation is MLWIEKDVTVFNEQKEYIDTLVVPLAPISFGANMKRTAEQGEFVQRLTTHMEKQFRGRIFVLPTQYYAFSTKNEEKYHVIEQVKKAIEGSSFRHILWITSDKEWKDIDLVENETLLHIPSLTLEHMSEGMKYEYMENQVKELLPELIEVWKKIT
- a CDS encoding ReoY family proteolytic degradation factor; amino-acid sequence: MATPVSVNEKKEFIRWFLNHYQLKRRESVWILNYLMSHDDLMKRVHFVEEAQYCPRSIIMSTHCVDEIPFRFYKENVMTTDAEKSFHDIRLYKEDDIYIQLNFRSASACYQFAAVLEDNPFVPKNHRITEKDRIIVEQFLRKSLEDYQKQTILDQIDEALDQGDREKFTFLTERLKKMTS
- a CDS encoding tetratricopeptide repeat protein, with the protein product MIYVQRMIDHLERGQMKEAKEAYEVVRTSGTDDEKYALATELKQLGFLDEAMELYRNLLELYPKEGELLVELAETLMENSHDEEALSLLNKVDKNSTFYIESLLMMADLYQADGLLEVSEQKLIEAKGLVRDEPVIDFALGEIYLAQGKFLEAIRSFEQLINQHVSEFAGQSIHEKLAEALSAGGSFEAALPHYEKAIKHHEHPTLLFQYAITCYHAKFYEKSAQLLETLLEQDKDFHSAYLYLANSYEHEEQITKALEAIKRGVEENPFQKELFLSGGKLALKSKDEVLAENWLREAIALDPEYVEALIVLTNLFLLQESPEEVIQLLSDVDSYGDTDPQLQWTLAKAYNMNEEFSQALNAYEGAYNELQHDQEFLVEFAGFLLEEGQKDRSVELLKKVIESEPEHEDARELLERLQ